TCAAAAACAAGTTCACCCTCAAAACCAACTGTTTGCTTGACAAGCAAAGCCAAATCTTTAATGCTCAAATCTTCCCCTGTACCTATATTTACAAGGCTTGAATCATCATAATTGTGCATTAGATAGATACAGGCTTCTGCCAAGTCATCAGCATGGAGAAATTCTCTTTTTGGAGAACCAGTACCCCAAACTTCTACTTCAATATTTTTTCCGTCTTTAGACTTTCGAATACCGTATTTATTCAAGACTTCCAAAATTTCTCCTTCTGAAAGCTCACTCATATCTTTTCCTTCCACCAAAAAATGGCGCAGATTATTTCTGATGCCTTCCCAGTTGTTTTGTTCCAAGCATTTTCCTAGATGAAATTTTCGGATAAGCGCAGGTAAGACGTGAGAATTCATCAAATCATAGTTATCACCTTCTCCATATAGGTTTGTAGGCATTACAGAGATAAAATTGCAATCGTACTGACTTCTATACGCTTCGCAAAGTTTTATACCAGCAATTTTTGCAATCGCATACGGCTCATTAGTCGGTTCTAAAAGTCCTGTCAAGAGATATTCTTCTTTGAGAGGCTGTGGCGCAAGTTTTGGATAGATACACGAAGAACCCAAAAACATGAGTTTTTTTACGTTTGTTCTTCGTGCAGCTTCAATGATATTACATTCCATCATTAAATTATCGTAGATAAATTCTCCACGATACGTATTATTTGCCCAAATGCCACCTACTTTAGCTGCTGCCAAAAATACCCAATCTGGTTTTTCTTGCTCAAAAAAATCATTGACAGCCTGCTGGTTGCGAAGGTCAAGCTCTTTTGAAGTACGAGTAACAAAGTTAGAATACCCCTGCTTTTCAAGTTCCTTTTTGATGGCTGAACCTACCATTCCACGGTGTCCTGCGATGTATATTTTCATTTTATCTTAATGATTAGTGATTAATGTTTAGTGATTAATGTAAATACAATAATAATTAAACATCAATCACTTTAAACTTGTGCCAAGAGTAAAGCAATATTATCTGTAAGTTCTGCAAATACAGTAATGTACTAATGAAAATTAACACTGTATTTTACTGATTACTGGTAACTGTTTACTGCTAACTGAAAAATCTACTCATAATAATTCATCGTTCTATGTCCTCCTTCTTGAAGATATTTATCTTTCTTAAAGAGTTCTACATCCGAACGAACCATATCTGTAACTAATGCTTTCAAATCATATTTTGGTTTCCAACCCAATTTTTGTTGAGCTTTGGTAGCATCTCCAATGAGTAAATCTACTTCTGTTGGACGGAAATAACGAGCATCAACAGCAATTACTTCTGTACCTTCTTCAATCTGATAGTCTGGATTTGAACAAGATTTTACAATGCCTTTTTCTTCCTCGTTTTCGCCTACAAATTCAAGCTCAATACCCAATTCTCCAAAAGCAAGCCTACAAAAATCTCTTACTGTTGTAGTAATACCCGTAGCAATAACAAAATCTTCTGCCTTTTCTTGTTGTAGAATCAAATACATTGCCTCTACATAGTCTTTTGCGTGTCCCCAATCTCGTTTTGCATTTAGGTTTCCTAAATACACTTTGTCTTGCAAACCAAGCGCAATTCTTGCCGTAGCACGAGTAATTTTACGAGTTACAAAAGTTTCCCCACGAATTGGGCTTTCGTGGTTGAATAAAACTCCATTACAAGCATACATTCCGTAGGCTTCTCTATAGTTTACTGTAATCCAAAAACCATACATTTTAGCTACTGCATACGGCGAACGAGGATAAAATGGCGTTTTTTCAGATTGTGGAACTTCCTGTACCAAACCATAGAGCTCGGAAGTAGAGGCTTGATAAATACGAGTTTTTTCTGTCAAATTCAAAATACGAACTGCTTCCAAAATACGAAGTGTTCCCATTGCATCTACATTAGCAACATATTCAGGCATATCAAAACTTACTTTCACATGCGACATTGCACCCAAGTTATAAATTTCGTCTGGCTGAACTTCTTGAATAATGCGAATAAGGTTGGTAGAATCTGTCAAGTCGCCATAATGCAACTTAAAACGATAATTATCAACGTGTGGGTCTTGATACAGATGGTCAATTCTGTCGGTATTGAAAAGTGAACTTCTGCGTTTGATACCGTGAACTTCGTATCCTTTGTTTAGAAGAAGTTGCGCCATATATGCGCCATCTTGTCCAGTGATTCCTGTAATGAGTGCTTTTTTCATTCTAAAATGTTAATGTCTTATTTTTTTCAGTTTTGAAGGTTTACAAAAATAGTAAAATATTGGTGTTAAGGAGATTTTTTATTACTCACTCAAAAGCATTTCAACAAAATTTGTAGTCTCTTCTACATAATTGTCGTAATATTCTCCTGTTCCTTTTCCAGAAAAACCTGTGTGTATTTTTCTTACTTTTCCAGCTTTGTCTATAAAAATTGTAGTTGGAAACGACATCACATGATTTAGCATAGGCAAAGTTTCGGCAGCAAAATCTTTGTCTGCACGTCCAGCAAAAAGAATTTCATACTCTACATTCAAACGCTTATTCATTCTTTCCAAACGTTTCTTTGCTTCTTCAAAATCTTCAGTTTGCTCGTAAGCTAGTCCGATGATTTCTAATCCTTTTGGATGGTATGCTTTGTAGAGTTCTGTTAGGAAATTAGTTTCATCCATGCAATTTGGACACCAAGAACCCAAAAGCTGAACAATTTTTACTTTTCCGTCGTATTTTGGAGCATTCAAAGAAACTGATTTGCCCTCTAGGTTTGGAAACTCAAAAGTGATTGTTTCATACCCTTCTTTCAAATAAGTAAGTGTATCAGCCTTTGGAAGTGTAAAACTTTCATTACGAGTAGCTACAAAATCTCTAGGTTGTGCCTTGCCAGACCAAAATTTTCCTTTGAGTGTATTTTCATCTTCTGCTTTAGCCACAAACAAAAATGCATGTGAGCCATCAAAACAAGATAAGTATAAAGAATCACCTGCGACACTTCCAAAAAGATAGCGATAATCGCCTGTCGAAGTCAAAAATGTTCCTTTCAAATTTCCTTTTACGTCTGTGTTTTCTACTTTTTCAAAAACACCTAATGCTTGACTAGAATCTACGCCAGACACAAAATAAGTTTCCCACTTTCCTGCTAAATCAAATTTTGGTTCTTGCTGCGCATCAAAACGAGTTTTTGTATTTGGAGTAGCCGAAAAATCTAATGAGCTAGAGTTAGTAAAGCTTCTACGATTCCATTTTCCTGTCATTGTATTAGCCACAGGATTCCATACTGCTACTATTTCTCCCTCAAAAATGTGCATTGGAATAGTATAGGTAGTTCCTTCTTTTGTTACCTCATCTAAAATGATTTTTTCTTCTCCGTTGAGTAATGTAAAAGTAGGGATAGTATCATTTTGAGTATAATTAACTTCAAAATTGAAAGGTAAAACTGCACCCTCTTGCTGAAGTGTCCCTTTCCAAATTCCAGTAGGAAGTTTCATAGTAGCTGTGTCTTTAGTATCTGTACAACTAGAAAAAAATAGAATAGATGAGAGAAATAAACATAAATAGATGACTTTTTTCATGGCTTATTGGTCGTGTTGAAACGTTTGGTTTGAATATCAAGATAAATAAAAACAGAGAACTGCTTTTCAAAAAAAAACAGTTCTGCTAAAGTTTCATTACACATTCAGTTTTTAGGACAAAGAATGTATAAAATCTTGCACAAGTGTAAAATGCGCAAGCAACAAATATCGTAAATTTTAAGATATAATATACTTAGAATCTCTATTTGTCTATTCAAAATACGTTTAAACATAATAAAAAACCTCTTTAGAAAATAGTTTTCTAAAGAGGTTGGAGCATTTTATATAAATGCAAAGTATAGATTAGTGAGTCATCTCTCTTTCCAAAACAGTGTTCACATCTACGTAAGGCAGATCAAATGCTTCTGCTACGCCTTCATAAACTACATCACCTTTTACGATATTGAGTCCTAATAGAAGCTCTTTGTTTTCTTTACATGCTCTTTCCCATCCTTTGTTAGCAAGCTGAATAGCATAAGGGAAAGTTGCGTTTGTTAGTCCAACTGTTGAAGTGTAAGGCACTGCTCCTGGCATATTGGCTACAGAATAATGCACCACATCATCAATAATATAAATAGGCTCACGGTGAGTTGTTGGCTTTGTAGTTTCAAAACATCCTCCTTGATCAACAGCTACATCTACAAGTACAGTACCTGGGCGCATAAGTTTGAGCATCTCACGAGTAACTAAACGTGGAGCTTTTCTTCCTGGAATCAATACTGCACCAACAATCAAATCAGATTCTTGTACAGCTTGCTCAATGTTGTATTGATTCGACATAATTGTTGTTACGTTTTCAGCCATAACATCATCTAGGTAACGCATACGAGGCAAACTAATATCCATAATGGTAACATCTGCTCCCAAACCAGCCGCCATTTTTGCTGCTTGTGTTCCTACAATTCCACCACCCAAAACAAGTACTTTTGCTGGCTGTACTCCTGGGATTCCTCCTAAAAGAATACCACGTCCTTTTACTGGCTTTTCTAAATATTTTGCACCTTGCTGAATTGCCATACGCCCTGCTACTTCCGACATCGGAATCAAAAGAGGTAAAGAACCACCAGCTTCTTCTACTGTTTCATAAGCAATACAAATCGCTTTTGATTCTATCATAGCTTTTGTGAGAGGCTCTGAAGAAGCAAAATGGAAGTAAGTAAAGACTACTTGATTCTCTCTGATAAGTTTGTATTCTGGCTCAATCGGCTCTTTTACCTTCATTATCATATCTGCAATCGCATATACATCTTCAATGGTAGGTAATATTTTTCCTCCAACGCTTTCATACATTTCGTCTGGAAAGCCACTTCCAACTCCTGCACCTTTTTGAATATAAACTGTATGTCCGTGGTGAATAAGCTCGGCTACACCACCTACTGTAAGGGCAACACGACTCTCGTCGGTCTTGATTTCCATTGGAACACCAATAATCATAAATCGCTGTGTTTTATAAATGTGTTGTAATAAAATTTTATTTTTTTCTAATCTATCGCAAAGATAATTTTTTGATAGCAAATAACACACTTTTTCACAACTTATTATGTTACGAAAAGTAATAGATTATTTTGAGCGTTCTACCTTCAAAGCATTAAAAACCAAATCAGTCAAAAACTCTATTAGCGTTTTTTCATTATCATCTCCTCTTACTTCTGTGAGAGAAGGAAAATGCTTGGCAAAATAACTTTGTTGGTGTGAGCTTTCCATAATAATAGAAACAAGCGCATTAGGATATTTATAATTCGGTTTGAGCTTTAAAATCATATCAGCTACTCGGTGAGTCAGCCTTTTATAACTGGCAAAATAGCCTTCTTTATTATCACTATCCACTTCCTTGGTAAGATATGCCTTTGCCGATTCGGAAACTACAATTCTATGCAAAGCCTTTGCATCTATGCTATCATACTGGTTATCAATCTCAAGTGGTTTTGCAAGCGTTGCAAGGGCAGTTTCTAATACTTTTTCAGCACATTCTAAATTGCTAGTTTGAAATACAAGTTGATATTCCATCCAGTTCCAATACCAAGACACTAAGTAAATAAGCAGTTTGTGTTTATTTTCAAAATAACGATAGACAGAGGCTTCTGTAGAACCTATTTCCTTTGCTAATTTTTTAAATGTGAAATTTTCTAATCCTATTTCATCAATGAGTAATGTACTTTGGCGTACTATTTTCCTTCCAAGTGGAGAGCTTTCTGGGTCTTTTAGATAAACTCGTTCGTTTATTTTTATCTGTATTTTTGAGAGTAGAGTTTTCAATATATTTTATTGTGTTACTTATATAGTTGGGGGAAGTAAATATTTTCTTGGTAATAAAAGTTATCACGTTTTTTACAAGTCTGACTGTTAGTAATTTAGCAAAAATAATGTCTATTTCTCCATAGGCTTGAGTTAGCAAATCCAAGCCTATGGAGAAATGAACTTTACAAAATTAACCGTGATAAGATTTAATAGTAATATTTGTGTATTAAACAAACTTACAAAATTTCATTCTAATTTGAAATTAATATAATTTAGCTTTTAAAATACGACAAAATATATCTGACTACTGAAAATTTATAAGATTTCTTTTATCTTTTTTGCTGTGCGAATAGAAACTCCTTCTGTTTGAATCTGATGTTGAAGATTTTTATATTCATTTTTTACAAGAATATGTCTTTCACTATTTTCATCTAAAAGTAGCCTTAGCTCCTCGCTAACTTTTTCTACGGTAGCATCGTGCTGTAAAAGTTCCTTTACCACTTCCTTGTTGGCTATCAGATTGACAAGCGACACCCATTTTACTTTAATGACCAACTTTGCTATCTGATACGTAATGGCATTTACTTTATAGACTACTACTTGTGGAACTTGAAAAAGTGCTGTTTCTAACGTAGCTGTTCCAGAGGCTACAATGGCAGCATCTGCATGTGAGAGTAAATCATAAGTTTGTTCAAAAATTAGTTGTATTCCATTGTTTTTTGCTTCGTCGTACAAACTTTCCTCTAAACTAGAAACTCCTGCCAAAACGAATTTGTAATCTATACTTTTATCTGTTCTAAACTTCTTAACTACTTCTATCATCAGAGGCAACAAAGACTTTACTTCTTGCTTTCTACTGCCTGCTAAAAGTGCTATTATTTTTTGAGTAGAATTTGTAGAAGAATTATTTACTTTGCCTTTCAGATTATTTTCTATTAAAAAATTACTATTAGGCGTATAGTTTTCTATAGCATCAAAAAGTGGATTGCCAACATAAGTTATTCTATCAAAATCAAACTTTTTATAGAAATCAATTTCAAAAGGCAGAATAGAAAACATATAATCAATATTTCTTTTGATTTGCTTTGCTCTTGATTGATTCCACGCCCAAAGCTTGGGAGAGATGTAATAGAATAGTTTTGGAGTTTTTGTAGTTGATGAAGTAGTTTTTTTTGAATAATAATTTCTCAAATATTTTGCAATACGAAGATTAAATCCAGGATAATCTACAAAAATGACGGCATCTGGGCGAAACTCTAAAATATCTTTCTTACAAAAAGAGAGTAGTTTTTGTATAGTACCTAAGTTTTGAATCACTTCAAAAAAACCCATAAATGCCGTTTCTCGGTAGTGTTTGGCAAGTATTACTCCGTTTTTTTCCATCAAATCGCCTCCAAATCCTCTAAAAATAGCTGATGGATATTCCTTTTTTAACGCTTCGACTAAATTTGAAGCGTGTAAATCACCAGACTTTTCACCAGCAATAATATAAAAACGCATTTATTTTAATTTGTAATTGATTCAACCATAAACGAGAGATTGAGTCGTCATTTAGGATAAATAAAAACAAAATTAGACATTTTTCTGTAAAAAGTTTCTCAGTCCTCTGACAAAAGATTTTGAAAAAGTTTAAAAAAAAGCCATAATTGAG
The Bernardetia sp. DNA segment above includes these coding regions:
- the gmd gene encoding GDP-mannose 4,6-dehydratase → MKKALITGITGQDGAYMAQLLLNKGYEVHGIKRRSSLFNTDRIDHLYQDPHVDNYRFKLHYGDLTDSTNLIRIIQEVQPDEIYNLGAMSHVKVSFDMPEYVANVDAMGTLRILEAVRILNLTEKTRIYQASTSELYGLVQEVPQSEKTPFYPRSPYAVAKMYGFWITVNYREAYGMYACNGVLFNHESPIRGETFVTRKITRATARIALGLQDKVYLGNLNAKRDWGHAKDYVEAMYLILQQEKAEDFVIATGITTTVRDFCRLAFGELGIELEFVGENEEEKGIVKSCSNPDYQIEEGTEVIAVDARYFRPTEVDLLIGDATKAQQKLGWKPKYDLKALVTDMVRSDVELFKKDKYLQEGGHRTMNYYE
- a CDS encoding TetR/AcrR family transcriptional regulator — translated: MKTLLSKIQIKINERVYLKDPESSPLGRKIVRQSTLLIDEIGLENFTFKKLAKEIGSTEASVYRYFENKHKLLIYLVSWYWNWMEYQLVFQTSNLECAEKVLETALATLAKPLEIDNQYDSIDAKALHRIVVSESAKAYLTKEVDSDNKEGYFASYKRLTHRVADMILKLKPNYKYPNALVSIIMESSHQQSYFAKHFPSLTEVRGDDNEKTLIEFLTDLVFNALKVERSK
- the ald gene encoding alanine dehydrogenase yields the protein MIIGVPMEIKTDESRVALTVGGVAELIHHGHTVYIQKGAGVGSGFPDEMYESVGGKILPTIEDVYAIADMIMKVKEPIEPEYKLIRENQVVFTYFHFASSEPLTKAMIESKAICIAYETVEEAGGSLPLLIPMSEVAGRMAIQQGAKYLEKPVKGRGILLGGIPGVQPAKVLVLGGGIVGTQAAKMAAGLGADVTIMDISLPRMRYLDDVMAENVTTIMSNQYNIEQAVQESDLIVGAVLIPGRKAPRLVTREMLKLMRPGTVLVDVAVDQGGCFETTKPTTHREPIYIIDDVVHYSVANMPGAVPYTSTVGLTNATFPYAIQLANKGWERACKENKELLLGLNIVKGDVVYEGVAEAFDLPYVDVNTVLEREMTH
- a CDS encoding TlpA disulfide reductase family protein, producing the protein MKKVIYLCLFLSSILFFSSCTDTKDTATMKLPTGIWKGTLQQEGAVLPFNFEVNYTQNDTIPTFTLLNGEEKIILDEVTKEGTTYTIPMHIFEGEIVAVWNPVANTMTGKWNRRSFTNSSSLDFSATPNTKTRFDAQQEPKFDLAGKWETYFVSGVDSSQALGVFEKVENTDVKGNLKGTFLTSTGDYRYLFGSVAGDSLYLSCFDGSHAFLFVAKAEDENTLKGKFWSGKAQPRDFVATRNESFTLPKADTLTYLKEGYETITFEFPNLEGKSVSLNAPKYDGKVKIVQLLGSWCPNCMDETNFLTELYKAYHPKGLEIIGLAYEQTEDFEEAKKRLERMNKRLNVEYEILFAGRADKDFAAETLPMLNHVMSFPTTIFIDKAGKVRKIHTGFSGKGTGEYYDNYVEETTNFVEMLLSE
- a CDS encoding GDP-L-fucose synthase family protein, with the translated sequence MKIYIAGHRGMVGSAIKKELEKQGYSNFVTRTSKELDLRNQQAVNDFFEQEKPDWVFLAAAKVGGIWANNTYRGEFIYDNLMMECNIIEAARRTNVKKLMFLGSSCIYPKLAPQPLKEEYLLTGLLEPTNEPYAIAKIAGIKLCEAYRSQYDCNFISVMPTNLYGEGDNYDLMNSHVLPALIRKFHLGKCLEQNNWEGIRNNLRHFLVEGKDMSELSEGEILEVLNKYGIRKSKDGKNIEVEVWGTGSPKREFLHADDLAEACIYLMHNYDDSSLVNIGTGEDLSIKDLALLVKQTVGFEGELVFDTSKPDGTPRKLMSVDKLTSLGWKYKISLEEGVKKVYQNVLTDIIA
- the lpxB gene encoding lipid-A-disaccharide synthase, translating into MRFYIIAGEKSGDLHASNLVEALKKEYPSAIFRGFGGDLMEKNGVILAKHYRETAFMGFFEVIQNLGTIQKLLSFCKKDILEFRPDAVIFVDYPGFNLRIAKYLRNYYSKKTTSSTTKTPKLFYYISPKLWAWNQSRAKQIKRNIDYMFSILPFEIDFYKKFDFDRITYVGNPLFDAIENYTPNSNFLIENNLKGKVNNSSTNSTQKIIALLAGSRKQEVKSLLPLMIEVVKKFRTDKSIDYKFVLAGVSSLEESLYDEAKNNGIQLIFEQTYDLLSHADAAIVASGTATLETALFQVPQVVVYKVNAITYQIAKLVIKVKWVSLVNLIANKEVVKELLQHDATVEKVSEELRLLLDENSERHILVKNEYKNLQHQIQTEGVSIRTAKKIKEIL